One Thermoanaerobaculales bacterium DNA window includes the following coding sequences:
- the hemL gene encoding glutamate-1-semialdehyde 2,1-aminomutase, whose translation MSQGERSRQLFRRACRLMPGGVSSPVRAFRSVGGEPLFIASAAGCRLTDADGREYLDYVGSWGPLILGHADPEVVAAICRATAKGTSYGAPCAEEVELAEVMVAAAPHVEMVRFVSSGTEAVMSAVRLARGATGRDDVVKFSGCYHGHADHLLVAAGSGLATFGTPSSAGVPASFAEHTIVLPLDDGNAFRALMRDRGDRIAAVLIEPVPANAGLLLQRPEFLRLLREECSRHGALLIFDEVISGFRVGPAGAAGHYGIAPDLATYGKVIGGGLPVGAYGGSRDLMDQLSPLGPVYQAGTLSGNPVAMAAGITTLRRLLGDGGAAFAELERRGARLQSGLQSALDDAATGWSVVRAGSILWLSLQDGPPPRRYEDIEPDVAARYARLHALLLERGVYLAPSAYEVMFVSLAHTDAAIDETIIAVRNALTATVD comes from the coding sequence GTGAGCCAGGGCGAGCGCTCCCGGCAGCTCTTCCGGCGCGCCTGCCGGCTGATGCCGGGGGGCGTCAGCTCGCCGGTGCGCGCCTTCCGCAGCGTCGGCGGCGAGCCGCTGTTCATCGCCTCGGCGGCGGGCTGCCGCCTCACCGATGCCGACGGCCGGGAGTACCTCGACTACGTCGGCTCGTGGGGGCCGCTCATCCTCGGCCATGCCGACCCCGAGGTCGTGGCGGCGATCTGCCGCGCGACCGCCAAGGGGACCTCCTACGGCGCGCCCTGCGCCGAGGAGGTCGAGCTCGCCGAGGTGATGGTTGCGGCTGCGCCGCACGTCGAGATGGTGCGCTTCGTGTCGTCCGGGACCGAGGCCGTGATGTCCGCCGTGCGGCTGGCCCGCGGCGCCACCGGCCGCGACGACGTGGTCAAGTTCTCCGGCTGTTACCACGGCCACGCCGACCACCTGCTGGTTGCCGCCGGATCCGGGCTCGCGACCTTCGGGACTCCGTCGTCGGCCGGCGTGCCGGCGAGCTTCGCCGAGCACACGATCGTGCTGCCGCTCGACGACGGCAATGCCTTCCGCGCCCTGATGCGGGACCGGGGTGACCGGATCGCGGCGGTGCTCATCGAGCCAGTCCCGGCCAACGCCGGCCTGCTGCTGCAGCGGCCGGAGTTCCTCAGGCTGCTGCGCGAGGAGTGCTCGCGGCACGGCGCGCTGCTGATCTTCGATGAGGTGATCAGCGGCTTTCGCGTCGGCCCGGCCGGCGCCGCCGGCCACTATGGGATTGCGCCCGACCTCGCCACCTACGGCAAGGTGATCGGCGGCGGACTACCGGTTGGCGCCTACGGCGGCTCCCGTGACCTCATGGACCAGCTCTCGCCGCTCGGGCCCGTCTACCAGGCGGGGACCCTGTCCGGCAACCCGGTGGCCATGGCCGCCGGGATCACGACCCTGCGCCGCCTGCTCGGCGACGGCGGCGCTGCCTTCGCCGAGCTCGAGCGCCGCGGCGCCCGGCTCCAGTCCGGCCTCCAGTCCGCGCTCGACGACGCCGCCACCGGCTGGTCGGTCGTGCGCGCGGGCTCGATCCTCTGGCTCTCGCTTCAGGACGGCCCGCCACCCCGCAGGTACGAGGACATCGAGCCCGACGTCGCGGCGCGTTATGCCCGCCTGCACGCCTTGCTGCTCGAACGGGGCGTCTACCTCGCGCCCTCGGCCTACGAGGTCATGTTCGTGTCGCTCGCCCACACCGACGCCGCGATCGACGAGACGATCATCGCCGTCCGCAACGCGCTGACCGCCACGGTCGACTGA